One window of the Paenibacillus beijingensis genome contains the following:
- a CDS encoding DUF2232 domain-containing protein — translation MVFGVKSVLWSAAALVLLLSMGVPLLNVLTVTLMMVPYVVLYTTLSKKAFVLHLLPVWGIGYLIMGLPALIVGLFFLIPGIVMGHLYRRDRPVRVVFTAVIVTIVGQILLELLLFNLIMNVSLIDELGNTIRTMTEQLRAQGMLSEAWTSELTDLTVRTTVQSIPQVLLMMGFLYTAVTQYIARRVLGRMGVSVKGFPPAKDWMLPRIMVLYYLVVTIIQLMVSKDSGSFLAVAVINLLPLLQFAFKMQAIGFFFFLADQRKWPRAVPLLMAIPVLLLSPLSLIGVLDVAFPIRKSFRKT, via the coding sequence TTGGTATTCGGTGTAAAATCCGTGCTTTGGAGCGCGGCTGCGCTTGTTTTGCTGCTGTCGATGGGCGTGCCGCTGCTGAACGTATTAACCGTCACCTTGATGATGGTTCCTTATGTCGTACTTTATACGACGCTTTCCAAAAAAGCTTTTGTGCTTCATTTGCTGCCGGTGTGGGGAATCGGGTATCTCATTATGGGACTGCCGGCGCTCATTGTCGGATTGTTTTTTCTTATACCGGGCATTGTTATGGGTCATCTGTATCGTCGCGATCGGCCGGTTCGGGTCGTGTTCACAGCTGTCATCGTCACGATCGTTGGACAGATCTTGCTGGAGCTGCTGCTCTTTAATCTCATTATGAATGTGTCGCTCATCGATGAGCTCGGCAACACGATCCGTACGATGACCGAACAGCTACGGGCGCAAGGCATGCTGTCGGAAGCATGGACGTCGGAACTGACCGATCTGACGGTGCGGACGACGGTGCAGTCCATTCCGCAGGTGCTGCTCATGATGGGGTTTCTGTATACGGCGGTTACGCAATATATTGCGCGCCGGGTGCTGGGCCGCATGGGGGTGTCCGTAAAAGGCTTTCCGCCTGCCAAGGATTGGATGCTGCCGCGAATTATGGTGCTGTATTACCTTGTCGTCACGATTATACAACTGATGGTTTCCAAGGATAGCGGCTCGTTTCTGGCGGTTGCGGTAATCAATCTTCTGCCGCTGCTGCAGTTCGCATTCAAGATGCAGGCAATCGGATTTTTCTTTTTTCTGGCGGATCAGCGCAAATGGCCGAGAGCGGTACCGCTGCTGATGGCCATCCCCGTCCTGCTGCTGTCGCCGCTCAGCTTGATCGGCGTGCTCGATGTCGCTTTTCCGATCCGTAAATCGTTCAGGAAAACTTGA
- the rplI gene encoding 50S ribosomal protein L9 has protein sequence MKVIFLKDVKGQGKRGDIKDLSEGYVRNFLLPKGLVKPASEGNVKTLEAQNASEQKRKAKEKEEAQALGAKLEQMTIVVHTKAGEGGRLFGAVTSKQIAEALEKKGIKIDKRKIELEEPIRALGVTQVAVKLHPEVKGTLKVQTAEE, from the coding sequence ATGAAGGTCATTTTTCTGAAAGATGTGAAAGGACAAGGCAAACGGGGAGACATTAAAGATTTGTCGGAAGGATATGTACGCAATTTTCTGCTTCCGAAAGGGCTGGTGAAGCCCGCTTCCGAGGGCAACGTCAAAACGCTGGAGGCGCAAAACGCTTCGGAGCAAAAGCGCAAAGCGAAGGAAAAAGAAGAGGCGCAGGCGCTCGGCGCCAAGCTGGAACAAATGACGATCGTCGTGCATACGAAAGCGGGCGAAGGCGGCCGGCTGTTCGGCGCCGTTACGAGCAAGCAGATCGCCGAGGCGCTGGAGAAGAAGGGCATCAAGATCGACAAGCGCAAAATCGAGCTCGAGGAGCCGATTCGCGCACTTGGCGTGACGCAGGTGGCCGTCAAGCTTCATCCGGAAGTGAAGGGCACCTTGAAGGTGCAGACGGCCGAGGAATAA
- a CDS encoding DHH family phosphoesterase, with translation MPKFLIQRWHGMHQVWSIAIMIMLTVALAWYKWQLGLIGLLLTVSAGVYSYLAERTFRRDLMKYLGRISYRVRKVGNEVVSELPIGIVLYSDEKVIEWHNPFVAEMMNRESIVGELLLELFPTLAQVKDRAGTMEMAVGSNVYELIVKPQEKLIYIHNITEMWQLARRYEEEKMAIGIVFIDNLDEVTQSMDDQQRSALLSKVTVEITEWAQREQLYLKRLNSDRFLLITDQKTLRQLEQSKFVILDEVREMTCQLKIPMTLSIGFAAGAETIPELGQWAQMSLDMALGRGGDQAAVKVGERQSFYGGKSNAVEKRTRVRARVVAHALRDMIRGSEKVVIVGHKMPDMDSMGASIGVAKAAQLFGKEAFIVLEGVNPAIQRMMEMLREDERYAKRFVSPEQSVALVDSRTLVVVVDTHKASMLKEPRILTQTDRIVVVDHHRRSEEFINNSVLVYMEPYASSACELVTELLQYIHDRVVLDIREATALLAGITVDTKSFSLRTGARTFEAASFLRRNGADTALVQRMLKEDLEEYLKKADIIKHAEVIHGHIAIAATEPGRKYSQLLIAQSADTLLNMTDIYASFVVGERPDGLVAVSARSLGQMNVQVVMERMGGGGHLTNAAAQLQGSVTDVYAKLRRVLEQIEAEEGLFE, from the coding sequence ATGCCGAAGTTTCTAATACAGCGTTGGCATGGCATGCACCAAGTATGGTCCATTGCCATCATGATTATGCTGACCGTTGCGCTGGCTTGGTACAAATGGCAGCTCGGCCTTATCGGACTGCTGCTGACGGTGTCGGCCGGCGTCTACTCGTATTTGGCTGAACGGACGTTCAGACGCGATTTAATGAAATATTTGGGCCGGATTTCGTACCGGGTGCGCAAAGTAGGCAACGAAGTCGTAAGCGAGCTGCCGATCGGGATAGTACTTTACAGCGACGAGAAGGTGATCGAATGGCACAATCCGTTCGTCGCGGAGATGATGAACCGGGAATCGATCGTCGGGGAACTGCTGCTGGAGCTGTTTCCAACGCTTGCGCAGGTCAAGGACCGCGCCGGAACGATGGAGATGGCCGTCGGTTCGAACGTGTACGAACTGATCGTCAAGCCGCAGGAGAAGCTGATCTACATCCATAACATAACGGAAATGTGGCAATTGGCGCGCAGGTATGAAGAGGAGAAGATGGCGATCGGCATCGTCTTTATCGACAACCTCGACGAGGTTACCCAATCGATGGACGATCAGCAGCGCAGCGCCCTGCTTTCCAAAGTGACGGTAGAGATTACCGAATGGGCGCAGCGGGAGCAGCTTTATTTGAAGCGGCTCAATTCCGACCGGTTCCTGCTTATTACCGACCAGAAGACGCTGCGGCAGCTGGAGCAGTCCAAGTTCGTCATCCTCGATGAAGTGCGCGAGATGACGTGCCAGCTTAAAATTCCGATGACGCTCAGCATCGGCTTCGCCGCGGGCGCCGAGACGATCCCCGAGCTGGGCCAGTGGGCGCAGATGAGTCTGGATATGGCGCTCGGGCGGGGCGGCGACCAGGCGGCCGTGAAGGTCGGCGAACGCCAATCGTTCTACGGCGGCAAGTCCAATGCGGTCGAGAAGCGTACGCGCGTACGCGCCCGCGTCGTCGCGCATGCGCTGCGCGATATGATCCGCGGCAGCGAGAAGGTTGTCATCGTCGGGCACAAAATGCCGGACATGGACTCCATGGGAGCGTCCATCGGCGTCGCCAAGGCGGCCCAGCTGTTTGGCAAGGAAGCGTTCATCGTGCTCGAAGGCGTCAATCCGGCCATTCAGCGGATGATGGAAATGCTGCGCGAGGACGAACGGTACGCGAAGCGGTTCGTCTCGCCGGAGCAGAGCGTCGCGCTTGTCGATTCGCGGACGCTTGTCGTCGTCGTCGACACCCACAAAGCATCGATGCTGAAGGAACCGCGCATCTTGACGCAGACGGACCGGATCGTCGTCGTCGATCATCACCGGCGCAGCGAAGAATTTATTAACAACTCGGTGCTCGTTTACATGGAGCCGTACGCTTCCTCGGCTTGCGAGCTTGTGACGGAGCTGCTGCAGTACATTCACGACCGGGTTGTGCTGGATATCCGCGAAGCGACGGCGCTGCTGGCGGGCATTACCGTCGACACGAAGAGCTTCTCGCTGCGCACGGGAGCCCGCACGTTCGAAGCGGCTTCTTTCCTGCGCCGCAACGGGGCGGACACGGCGCTCGTCCAGCGGATGCTGAAAGAGGACTTGGAGGAGTACTTGAAGAAAGCGGATATTATTAAGCATGCCGAAGTCATACACGGTCATATCGCGATTGCGGCTACAGAGCCGGGACGCAAATATTCGCAGCTGCTTATCGCGCAGTCGGCCGATACGCTCCTGAACATGACGGACATTTACGCATCGTTTGTCGTCGGGGAGCGGCCCGACGGCCTTGTAGCCGTCAGCGCCCGCTCGCTCGGGCAGATGAACGTGCAGGTCGTCATGGAGCGGATGGGCGGAGGCGGACATCTGACGAACGCAGCGGCGCAGCTGCAAGGATCGGTCACAGACGTATATGCGAAGCTGCGCCGGGTGCTGGAACAAATTGAAGCGGAAGAGGGGTTATTCGAATGA
- the yycF gene encoding response regulator YycF yields the protein MHGKILVVDDERPIADILKFNLEKEGYQVICAFDGDEAVRIAFEEQPDLMLLDLMLPVKDGMDVCREVRRRLQMPIIMLTAKDTELDKVLGLELGADDYVTKPFGTRELLARVKAQLRRHQRGSEAGGSGYPAGEEADGQQGLRIFNLFIDTDMYVVYKDGQPLDLTHREYELVYYLARNSGKVMTREHLLQAVWGFEYFGDVRTVDVTIRRLREKIEDDPSRPEYILTRRGLGYLMRNPKSGGYGLG from the coding sequence GTGCACGGAAAAATTTTGGTCGTTGACGACGAGCGGCCGATTGCCGATATACTAAAGTTCAATTTGGAAAAAGAAGGCTACCAGGTCATCTGCGCTTTCGACGGCGATGAGGCGGTGCGGATTGCGTTCGAGGAGCAGCCGGATCTGATGCTGCTTGACCTGATGCTGCCCGTCAAGGACGGCATGGACGTCTGCCGCGAAGTGCGGCGCCGGCTGCAGATGCCGATCATTATGCTGACGGCCAAAGATACGGAGCTGGACAAGGTGCTTGGCCTGGAGCTTGGCGCGGACGACTATGTGACCAAGCCGTTCGGCACGCGCGAGCTGCTTGCACGGGTGAAGGCGCAGCTGCGCCGCCACCAGCGGGGCTCGGAAGCGGGCGGGTCCGGGTACCCGGCCGGCGAGGAGGCCGACGGGCAGCAGGGACTGCGCATTTTCAATCTTTTTATCGATACGGATATGTATGTCGTCTATAAGGACGGCCAGCCGCTCGATCTGACGCACCGCGAGTATGAGCTCGTTTATTATCTCGCCCGCAACAGCGGCAAGGTGATGACGCGGGAGCATCTGCTGCAGGCGGTATGGGGATTCGAATATTTCGGCGATGTGCGCACGGTCGATGTGACGATCCGGCGGCTGCGGGAGAAGATCGAGGACGACCCGAGCCGGCCGGAATATATTTTGACCCGCCGCGGACTGGGCTATCTGATGCGAAATCCGAAATCCGGAGGCTATGGACTGGGATGA
- a CDS encoding mannose-1-phosphate guanylyltransferase: MDKYAVIMAGGAGQRLWPFSRERKPKQFISVDGKKSMLEQTVTRIQDLIPPERCYVITNKNYLELTREVLKDVIPESNIILEPLQRNTAACISYASLLLEKKFKTGSVCFIPADSYIHNKYEYLKAVHQAYRETECCGGLVVIGVNPTYPATGYGYIQVNPTDRFGSRNVCNVHQFKEKPNLDTAKKYVKTGTYLWNSGMVAGSFQAFRDEIKLHMPHHFALLSKALEHHDSPDFQNEIANAYAGLPRLSFDNGVLEHCNGLRTVKGYFDWNDIGSLDSLAQTVELDANNNAVVGHHIGIDTSDSIIYSQDMLVTTIGLTNVIIVKTEDAMIVCPKERAQDIKTLVEMLKKSGHEKYT; encoded by the coding sequence ATGGACAAATATGCCGTCATTATGGCAGGAGGCGCCGGACAGAGGCTATGGCCCTTTTCAAGAGAACGCAAGCCCAAGCAGTTCATAAGCGTCGACGGAAAGAAAAGTATGCTGGAGCAGACCGTAACACGGATCCAAGATTTGATCCCGCCCGAAAGATGCTATGTGATTACAAACAAGAACTATTTGGAGCTTACAAGAGAAGTGCTTAAGGATGTGATTCCGGAATCCAACATTATTTTGGAACCGTTGCAGAGAAATACCGCTGCATGCATATCCTACGCTTCTTTGCTGCTTGAGAAGAAGTTCAAAACAGGTTCCGTTTGTTTTATTCCTGCCGACAGTTATATCCATAACAAGTATGAATATCTGAAGGCCGTGCATCAGGCTTACCGGGAAACGGAATGCTGCGGCGGGCTTGTGGTGATCGGGGTCAATCCGACCTACCCGGCTACCGGGTACGGCTACATTCAAGTGAATCCAACCGACCGGTTCGGCTCGAGAAATGTGTGCAATGTCCACCAGTTCAAGGAAAAGCCGAATCTGGATACGGCGAAGAAATATGTGAAGACCGGTACGTATTTATGGAACAGCGGCATGGTTGCCGGCAGCTTTCAAGCGTTCCGGGATGAAATCAAGCTCCATATGCCGCATCATTTTGCGTTACTGTCCAAAGCGCTGGAGCACCATGATTCCCCGGATTTCCAGAATGAAATCGCAAACGCCTACGCCGGTTTGCCCCGTCTGTCGTTCGATAACGGCGTCCTGGAGCATTGCAATGGACTTCGGACCGTTAAAGGTTATTTCGATTGGAACGATATCGGCAGTCTGGATTCGCTTGCCCAAACGGTCGAGCTTGATGCGAACAACAATGCGGTTGTCGGGCATCATATCGGAATCGATACGAGCGACTCGATTATATACAGCCAAGACATGCTGGTTACGACGATTGGATTAACGAACGTCATTATCGTCAAGACGGAAGATGCGATGATTGTCTGTCCGAAGGAAAGAGCCCAGGACATCAAAACGCTTGTCGAAATGCTCAAAAAAAGCGGGCATGAAAAATACACGTAG
- a CDS encoding adenylosuccinate synthase, producing MSTVVVVGTQWGDEGKGKITDYLADGAEVVARYQGGNNAGHTILIGNKKYKLTMIPSGIFNQNKTCVIGNGMVINPAALIDEINYIHEHGFSSENLKISDRAHVIMPYHLVLDGLEEERKGENKIGTTRKGIGPCYMDKAARNGIRIADLMDAEEFEGKLRRLVAEKNQVIEQVYGGEALDVESILQEYLGYAETLRPYVTDTSVVLNDAIDGGKRVLFEGAQGVMLDIDQGTYPFVTSSNPTAGGVCIGSGVGPSKIKQVIGVAKAYTTRVGDGPFPTELHDEIGDTIRETGHEYGTVTGRPRRVGWFDSVVVRHARRVSGITGLSLNSLDVMTGLETVKICTGYKYRGEVIEHYPASLKMLSECEAIYEELPGWSEDISGAKTLEDLPANTRRYVERVSELTGIPIAIFSVGRNREQTNPVLPIYE from the coding sequence ATGTCTACGGTTGTTGTTGTCGGAACGCAGTGGGGAGACGAAGGGAAAGGCAAAATTACCGATTATTTGGCGGATGGAGCAGAGGTTGTCGCCCGTTACCAAGGCGGTAATAACGCCGGCCACACCATTCTCATCGGCAACAAAAAATACAAGCTGACGATGATACCATCGGGCATCTTCAATCAAAACAAAACTTGCGTCATTGGGAACGGAATGGTTATTAATCCAGCCGCGCTGATCGACGAAATCAACTATATTCACGAACACGGTTTTTCCAGCGAAAATCTTAAAATCAGTGACCGCGCGCACGTCATCATGCCTTATCATCTCGTGCTGGACGGCCTTGAGGAAGAGCGCAAGGGCGAGAACAAAATCGGCACGACACGCAAAGGGATCGGTCCATGCTACATGGACAAAGCGGCGCGCAACGGCATCCGGATCGCGGATCTGATGGACGCTGAGGAATTCGAAGGCAAGCTTCGCCGTCTCGTAGCGGAGAAAAATCAAGTGATCGAGCAAGTGTACGGCGGGGAAGCGCTCGATGTGGAGAGCATTTTGCAGGAGTACCTCGGATACGCCGAGACGCTGCGCCCGTACGTGACCGACACGTCCGTCGTGCTGAACGACGCGATTGATGGCGGCAAGCGGGTGCTGTTCGAAGGCGCCCAGGGCGTCATGCTCGACATCGACCAAGGGACGTATCCGTTCGTTACGTCTTCGAACCCGACGGCGGGCGGCGTATGTATCGGATCGGGCGTCGGCCCGTCCAAAATCAAGCAGGTTATCGGGGTAGCCAAGGCGTACACGACCCGTGTCGGCGACGGTCCGTTCCCGACCGAGCTGCATGACGAAATCGGCGACACCATTCGCGAGACCGGCCATGAATACGGCACCGTTACGGGCCGTCCGCGCCGCGTCGGCTGGTTCGACAGCGTCGTTGTCCGCCACGCCCGCCGCGTCAGCGGCATTACGGGATTGTCGCTGAACTCGCTGGACGTCATGACCGGACTTGAAACGGTCAAAATTTGCACCGGCTACAAATACCGCGGCGAAGTGATCGAGCATTACCCGGCAAGCCTGAAAATGCTGTCGGAATGCGAAGCGATTTACGAGGAGCTGCCGGGCTGGTCCGAGGACATTTCCGGCGCGAAAACACTGGAAGATTTGCCGGCCAATACGCGCCGCTACGTGGAGCGCGTGTCCGAGCTGACCGGCATTCCGATCGCCATCTTCTCCGTCGGCCGCAACCGCGAGCAGACGAATCCGGTGCTGCCGATCTACGAATAA
- the dnaB gene encoding replicative DNA helicase gives MNNEGLLFDRVPPQNIEAEQAVLGAVLLQAEALITAMERVRSEDFYSVAHQRVFEAMVELGENNEPIDLVTLTAYLQDRQQLDEIGGVSYLAKLAGVVPTAANVDYYAQIVEEKSMLRRLIRTATTIVSDGYASAEDIGALLSDAEARILEISNRRSSSGFISIRDVLMEVFERVEFLYSHKGGTTGIPSGFPDLDKMTSGFQRSDLIIVAARPSVGKTAFALNIAQNVGVRARETVAIFSLEMSAAQLVQRMICAESNVDAGRMRTGFLEGDDWEKLTMAIGSLSEAQIFIDDTPGITVADIRAKCRRLKKERGLGMILIDYLQLIAGRGKAGENRQQEVSEISRTLKMIARELEVPVIALSQLSRGVEQRQDKRPMMSDLRESGSIEQDADIVSFLYRDDYYNQDTEKKNIIEIIIAKQRNGPVGTVELAFLKNFNKFVSIDRAHQDPSQVS, from the coding sequence ATGAACAACGAGGGGCTGTTGTTTGACCGGGTTCCGCCGCAAAATATAGAGGCCGAGCAGGCGGTTCTCGGAGCCGTGCTGCTGCAGGCGGAAGCGCTCATTACCGCGATGGAGCGGGTCCGCAGCGAAGACTTCTACTCTGTAGCGCACCAGCGGGTGTTTGAGGCGATGGTGGAGCTTGGCGAGAACAATGAGCCCATCGACCTCGTCACGTTGACCGCTTATTTGCAGGACCGGCAGCAGCTCGATGAGATCGGCGGCGTCAGCTATTTGGCCAAGCTGGCCGGTGTCGTGCCGACGGCGGCCAACGTCGACTACTACGCCCAAATCGTTGAGGAAAAGTCGATGCTCAGGCGGCTGATCCGTACGGCGACGACGATCGTTTCGGACGGTTACGCATCCGCCGAAGATATCGGGGCGCTGCTCAGCGACGCGGAAGCCCGCATTCTGGAAATATCGAACCGCCGCTCCAGCAGCGGCTTCATCTCCATCCGCGATGTGCTGATGGAAGTGTTCGAGCGGGTGGAGTTTTTGTATTCGCATAAAGGCGGCACGACCGGAATTCCGTCGGGCTTCCCGGATCTGGACAAAATGACGAGCGGCTTTCAGCGCAGCGATTTGATTATTGTGGCGGCGCGTCCTTCCGTCGGGAAGACGGCGTTCGCGCTCAATATCGCCCAGAACGTCGGCGTGCGGGCCCGCGAGACGGTCGCCATCTTCAGTCTGGAGATGAGCGCCGCCCAGCTCGTGCAGCGGATGATTTGCGCCGAATCGAACGTGGATGCCGGACGGATGCGGACCGGATTTCTGGAAGGCGACGACTGGGAAAAGCTGACGATGGCGATCGGCTCGCTGTCGGAGGCGCAAATTTTTATCGATGACACGCCGGGCATTACTGTGGCCGACATTCGCGCCAAGTGCCGCCGTCTGAAGAAAGAGCGCGGACTCGGCATGATCCTCATCGATTACCTGCAGCTTATTGCGGGCCGGGGCAAAGCCGGCGAGAACCGGCAGCAGGAAGTATCCGAAATTTCGCGGACGCTGAAGATGATTGCGCGTGAGCTGGAAGTGCCGGTCATTGCGCTGTCGCAGCTGAGCCGGGGCGTCGAGCAGCGCCAGGACAAGCGGCCGATGATGTCCGACTTGCGGGAATCCGGTTCGATCGAGCAGGATGCCGACATCGTATCGTTTCTGTACCGCGACGATTACTACAACCAGGATACCGAGAAGAAGAACATTATCGAAATCATCATCGCCAAGCAGCGGAACGGCCCGGTCGGGACGGTCGAGCTGGCGTTTCTGAAAAACTTCAATAAATTCGTGAGCATCGACCGCGCCCATCAGGATCCGAGCCAAGTGTCCTGA
- a CDS encoding M23 family metallopeptidase codes for MKVVPDQDRKGGTRALPGSAMINHPQPVKGAPRAGWRDANRHRKPLLLAGSMLLLIFVLAAGGFYYRITNTVDYTAVYINGQSVGTVAAQSDVEQLVQAKTKEAQAKYPNLEMEIDSSGLSYVKESGYKAQPQTEATLDKLDALLVPYAKGVEVKVNGNVIGIVKNEATAKAVLQQVKNKYAPPSRLKKPVQVKALSYSAATEAPSSGSRISQVKFVEDVQTEAVKTDPSNMMGQNQLYTKIITGSTQKTSYTVQKGDCVGCIAAKFDISPEVIYKNNPSVQDDLIKAGEVLDLTAQAPAVTVQTLESQVETIQTEPQVIIQKRDTMKAGETKVIQQGQPGIKRLTYKLVKQNGLMMSEELVGMEVIKKSVPKIVLSGTKVVVGEGSGDFIWPVSGHRITSGFGARWGRLHKGIDLVGGSSIKAADEGVVEFAGQKSGYGNVIIINHKNGYKTLYAHLSKISVSDGEVVEKGDSIGVMGNTGHSFGTHLHFEIHRNGNEQNPLKYY; via the coding sequence ATGAAAGTTGTACCCGATCAGGACCGGAAGGGCGGCACAAGAGCGCTGCCGGGCTCGGCCATGATAAACCATCCGCAACCGGTGAAAGGCGCTCCCCGCGCCGGCTGGAGGGATGCTAACCGGCACCGGAAACCGCTTTTGCTTGCAGGAAGCATGCTGCTGTTGATATTCGTTCTTGCTGCGGGCGGCTTCTATTATCGAATTACGAACACGGTTGACTACACTGCGGTCTACATAAACGGCCAGTCCGTAGGGACGGTCGCAGCGCAGTCCGATGTAGAGCAGCTGGTGCAGGCCAAGACGAAGGAAGCGCAGGCGAAGTATCCGAACCTGGAAATGGAAATCGACAGTAGCGGGCTGTCTTACGTGAAGGAGAGCGGTTATAAGGCGCAGCCGCAAACCGAAGCGACGCTGGACAAGCTGGACGCACTGCTCGTGCCTTACGCCAAAGGCGTGGAAGTCAAAGTTAACGGCAACGTGATCGGCATTGTGAAAAACGAAGCGACGGCAAAAGCGGTTTTGCAGCAAGTGAAGAACAAATACGCGCCCCCGTCGAGGCTGAAGAAGCCGGTTCAAGTCAAGGCTCTTTCCTATTCCGCAGCTACGGAGGCGCCGTCTTCGGGCAGCCGGATTTCACAGGTGAAATTTGTGGAGGACGTACAGACCGAAGCGGTTAAAACCGATCCGTCCAACATGATGGGACAAAACCAGCTGTATACGAAAATCATTACGGGCAGCACGCAAAAAACGAGTTATACCGTCCAAAAGGGCGATTGTGTCGGCTGCATCGCGGCCAAATTCGACATTTCACCCGAGGTCATCTACAAAAATAACCCGTCGGTTCAGGACGATCTGATCAAGGCGGGCGAAGTGCTCGATTTGACGGCGCAGGCGCCGGCGGTGACGGTACAGACGCTGGAGAGCCAGGTCGAAACGATCCAGACGGAGCCCCAGGTCATCATCCAGAAGCGGGACACGATGAAGGCCGGCGAAACGAAAGTGATCCAGCAGGGGCAGCCCGGCATCAAGCGGCTCACGTACAAGCTGGTGAAGCAGAACGGCCTTATGATGAGCGAAGAGCTGGTCGGGATGGAAGTGATCAAGAAGTCGGTGCCGAAGATCGTCCTTTCGGGCACGAAAGTCGTCGTCGGCGAAGGATCCGGCGATTTCATCTGGCCGGTAAGCGGCCACCGCATAACAAGCGGTTTCGGAGCGCGGTGGGGACGGTTGCACAAAGGGATCGACCTCGTGGGCGGAAGCAGCATTAAGGCGGCCGACGAAGGCGTCGTCGAATTTGCCGGGCAGAAAAGCGGTTACGGCAATGTGATCATCATCAATCATAAAAACGGATATAAGACGCTGTACGCCCATTTGAGCAAAATATCGGTCAGCGATGGCGAGGTCGTCGAGAAAGGCGATTCCATCGGCGTAATGGGCAATACGGGACATTCTTTCGGCACTCATCTTCATTTTGAAATTCATCGAAACGGCAACGAACAAAACCCGCTTAAATATTATTAA
- the bglS gene encoding beta-glucanase — protein sequence MMSAKAKLKGMKALLAAAIVVLGLAFPKQTTAADTAFYEPLNAVNNKMFYVSDGWGNSPNFGVGWKASNLEFNGGIMSPRLDNAGCPDACSGKNYASGEYATNLKYGYGRVEARIKAAKGTGLVTSLFTYSGPAAGTSNDEIDIEILGKDTTKLEANYFTNGVGGHGTVIDLGFDSSLTFHNYAFEWSEDAIRWYVDGNLVHTENGSRGPLPTSPGYIMVNLWSGAGPAEIWTGPFTYNGTPIRAYYDWIKYTPASQLPSELGTGLTANYFDNIDFTALKATRTDAAVNFDWGTGSPMASMASDTYAVRWTGKVSPQYDGTYTFYTSTDDGVRLWVNNQLIINKWFDQGTTEWTGTIQLTAGQKYDIRMEYFENTGSASAKLSWSSASQPKQIIPQHRLYPS from the coding sequence ATGATGTCGGCAAAAGCCAAATTGAAAGGGATGAAGGCATTACTTGCGGCTGCAATTGTTGTACTTGGGTTGGCATTCCCGAAACAAACGACTGCAGCGGACACCGCATTCTACGAACCTTTAAATGCGGTAAACAACAAAATGTTCTACGTTTCCGACGGTTGGGGCAACAGCCCGAATTTTGGCGTCGGATGGAAAGCGTCGAATCTGGAATTTAACGGCGGAATCATGTCGCCTCGGTTGGATAATGCAGGTTGTCCAGACGCATGCTCCGGCAAAAATTATGCTTCCGGGGAATATGCGACAAACTTGAAGTACGGTTATGGCCGGGTTGAAGCGCGAATCAAGGCGGCGAAAGGAACCGGATTGGTCACTTCGCTGTTCACGTATTCCGGTCCGGCTGCCGGCACGTCGAACGACGAAATCGACATCGAAATTTTGGGGAAAGACACGACCAAACTGGAGGCGAACTACTTCACCAACGGAGTTGGAGGGCATGGCACGGTAATCGATCTCGGTTTCGATTCCTCTCTCACCTTTCACAATTATGCTTTCGAATGGTCAGAGGACGCGATCAGGTGGTATGTGGACGGCAACCTGGTGCACACGGAAAACGGTTCTCGCGGCCCGCTTCCTACAAGCCCCGGGTATATAATGGTCAATTTATGGTCCGGAGCGGGACCGGCCGAAATATGGACAGGACCGTTCACGTATAACGGCACCCCGATTCGCGCCTATTACGATTGGATCAAATATACGCCTGCCAGCCAGCTTCCGTCAGAGCTCGGTACGGGACTTACGGCCAATTATTTCGACAACATCGATTTTACCGCTTTGAAAGCGACACGTACGGATGCGGCGGTCAATTTCGATTGGGGTACCGGCTCCCCGATGGCCTCGATGGCTTCGGACACGTACGCCGTCCGCTGGACGGGGAAAGTGAGTCCTCAATATGACGGAACGTATACGTTCTATACGAGTACGGATGACGGGGTAAGGCTGTGGGTGAATAACCAGTTAATTATTAATAAGTGGTTTGATCAGGGGACGACCGAATGGACGGGCACGATCCAATTGACGGCCGGCCAGAAGTACGATATCCGGATGGAATACTTTGAAAATACGGGAAGTGCGTCCGCGAAACTGTCCTGGTCCAGCGCATCCCAACCGAAACAAATCATTCCGCAGCACCGGTTGTATCCGAGCTAA